A DNA window from Guyparkeria halophila contains the following coding sequences:
- a CDS encoding NAD(+)/NADH kinase: MNPSSSSASEQPDGTPAFTRLGIIVKPNGGEALAEVYRNLIAVAEAHDVAWALEEDAENPAPSITAARFSRDRIDRDLIVVIGGDGTMLNAARSLCLHDVPILGVNLGRLGFLADVSPVEVQRHLSAILEGRYCEERRFLLQGSLMRNDTRIMESVALNDITFKMRDPARMVEFEMCIDGTLVNQQRSDGVVVCTPTGSTAYALSAGGPLIAPDLHAVGIVSICPHTLSYRPIVVDARHLIEIRPVEGSRGGGVVSFDGQLNQPLKCGDVLAISKYEHDIRLIHPVGHDHYSLLRDKLCWSEQRF; this comes from the coding sequence ATGAATCCTTCCTCCTCGTCAGCCAGCGAACAGCCCGACGGCACTCCCGCCTTCACGCGTCTGGGCATCATCGTCAAACCCAACGGCGGCGAGGCGCTGGCCGAGGTCTACCGCAACCTGATCGCGGTCGCCGAGGCCCACGACGTCGCCTGGGCGCTGGAGGAAGACGCCGAAAACCCGGCCCCGTCGATCACGGCGGCGCGCTTTTCGCGCGATCGGATCGATCGCGACCTGATCGTGGTGATCGGTGGCGACGGCACCATGCTCAACGCCGCGCGTTCGCTGTGCCTGCACGACGTGCCGATCCTGGGCGTCAACCTCGGCCGGCTGGGCTTTCTCGCCGACGTCAGCCCGGTCGAGGTGCAGCGGCACCTCTCGGCCATTCTCGAGGGCCGCTACTGCGAGGAACGCCGCTTTCTGCTGCAGGGCAGCCTGATGCGCAACGACACGCGCATCATGGAGTCGGTGGCGCTCAATGACATCACCTTCAAGATGCGCGACCCGGCCCGGATGGTCGAATTCGAGATGTGCATCGACGGCACGCTGGTCAACCAGCAGCGCTCCGATGGCGTGGTGGTGTGCACCCCAACCGGCTCGACGGCCTATGCCCTCTCGGCCGGTGGCCCGCTGATCGCCCCCGACCTCCACGCCGTGGGGATCGTCTCGATCTGCCCGCACACGCTCAGCTACCGACCCATCGTGGTCGATGCCCGCCACCTGATCGAGATCCGTCCGGTCGAAGGCTCGCGTGGCGGCGGTGTCGTCAGCTTCGACGGCCAGCTCAACCAGCCGCTGAAATGCGGCGACGTCCTCGCCATCTCCAAATACGAGCACGACATCCGGCTGATCCACCCGGTCGGTCACGACCATTACTCCCTGTTGCGTGACAAGCTCTGCTGGAGCGAACAGCGGTTCTGA
- a CDS encoding DMT family transporter, protein MNAWLILLAAGLLEIVWATGLRFTDGFSRLLPTVAVLALAWLSFYLLALAMREIPMGTAYAIWTGIGATGVAILGILWFKEPASLARLGFIAMIVAGIIGLKWSSGNH, encoded by the coding sequence ATGAACGCTTGGCTCATCTTATTGGCCGCCGGCCTGTTGGAAATCGTCTGGGCAACCGGGCTGCGCTTTACCGACGGTTTTTCGCGTCTGCTGCCCACGGTGGCGGTACTCGCCCTCGCGTGGCTGAGCTTCTACCTGCTCGCCCTGGCCATGCGCGAGATTCCCATGGGCACCGCCTATGCGATCTGGACGGGCATCGGCGCGACCGGCGTGGCGATCCTGGGCATCCTCTGGTTCAAGGAACCGGCATCGCTCGCGCGACTCGGTTTCATCGCCATGATCGTGGCGGGCATCATCGGACTGAAGTGGTCCTCCGGCAATCATTGA
- the hrcA gene encoding heat-inducible transcriptional repressor HrcA, translating to MTDAWSALPERAQTLLRVLIDRYTDEGAPIGSRALARMSDLNLSPATVRNVMADLEDLGLVRAPHTSSGRVPTELAYRLFVDSLLTAPGKAPVDARRLERILREAAEDDPQQMADTASNLLSSLTQFAGVVTIPSRARALFRQIDFVSLSPGRVLMVLVTNDGGVQNRIIHPDKRYSQDELTRFANFLNERLNGQSIQGLRETLVAELKSTRAQIEGNLSEAITLAESAVEAVEDEAGVAVAGQVNLMGIDELGDVDRMRRLFNAFAEKRELVSLLDQCERAQGVKIFIGRESGSPTFDECGVVGASYGVDDEVVGVLGVIGPKRMPYDRVISIVDVTSRLLSSALSRQ from the coding sequence ATGACTGACGCCTGGAGTGCACTCCCCGAGCGGGCACAGACCCTGCTGCGGGTGCTGATCGATCGCTACACCGACGAGGGCGCGCCGATCGGGTCGCGTGCGCTCGCGCGCATGTCCGATCTCAACCTCAGCCCGGCGACGGTACGCAACGTGATGGCCGATCTCGAGGATCTCGGGCTGGTGCGTGCGCCGCATACCTCGTCGGGACGCGTGCCCACCGAGCTGGCGTATCGCCTGTTCGTCGATTCGTTGCTGACCGCGCCCGGCAAGGCGCCGGTGGATGCCCGTCGCCTGGAGCGCATCCTGCGCGAGGCGGCCGAGGATGATCCGCAGCAGATGGCGGATACCGCCTCCAACCTGCTTTCGAGCCTGACCCAGTTTGCCGGGGTGGTCACCATCCCGTCGCGGGCCCGCGCCTTGTTTCGCCAGATCGACTTCGTCTCGCTCTCGCCCGGCCGGGTGTTGATGGTGCTGGTCACCAATGACGGCGGGGTGCAGAATCGCATCATCCACCCCGACAAGCGCTACAGCCAGGACGAGCTCACCCGATTTGCCAACTTCCTCAACGAGCGGCTCAACGGCCAATCCATCCAGGGATTGCGCGAGACGCTGGTGGCTGAACTCAAGAGCACGCGCGCGCAGATCGAGGGCAATCTTTCCGAGGCGATCACCCTGGCCGAATCCGCCGTCGAGGCGGTCGAGGACGAGGCCGGCGTGGCGGTGGCCGGCCAGGTGAATCTGATGGGTATCGACGAGCTGGGCGATGTCGATCGCATGCGGCGATTGTTCAATGCCTTCGCCGAGAAACGCGAACTGGTCAGCCTGCTCGATCAGTGCGAGCGTGCCCAGGGCGTGAAGATCTTCATCGGCCGCGAGTCGGGCTCGCCCACCTTCGATGAATGTGGGGTGGTGGGGGCCTCCTATGGCGTCGACGACGAGGTGGTGGGCGTGCTGGGCGTGATCGGTCCCAAGCGCATGCCCTACGACCGGGTGATCTCGATCGTCGACGTTACCTCGCGCCTGCTTTCGAGTGCCCTGTCCCGCCAGTAA
- the grpE gene encoding nucleotide exchange factor GrpE, giving the protein MTDKPVDHDDMNQEQPEQNVEDGDQAQAGDAGEQGELGEVEQLQAQLAEKDEELLRIAAEMQNVRHRAERDIESARKFALERFVEGLLPVVDSLELGIQAAENENATLEKIKEGDEMTLKMLIQTLEKFGVQAVHPIGERFNPEHHQAISLQPHDGEPDHVVDVMQKGYLLKDRVVRPAMVVVSKPE; this is encoded by the coding sequence ATGACGGACAAGCCGGTCGATCACGACGACATGAACCAGGAACAGCCGGAGCAGAACGTCGAGGACGGCGACCAGGCCCAGGCGGGCGATGCCGGCGAGCAAGGCGAGCTTGGCGAGGTCGAGCAACTCCAGGCGCAACTGGCCGAGAAGGACGAGGAGCTGCTGCGCATCGCCGCGGAGATGCAGAACGTGCGTCACCGCGCCGAGCGCGATATCGAGTCGGCCCGCAAGTTCGCGCTGGAACGATTCGTCGAGGGGCTCTTGCCGGTGGTCGATTCGCTCGAACTGGGTATCCAGGCGGCCGAGAACGAGAACGCCACGCTGGAGAAGATCAAGGAGGGCGACGAGATGACCCTCAAGATGCTGATCCAGACGCTGGAGAAGTTCGGCGTTCAGGCCGTCCATCCGATCGGCGAGCGCTTCAACCCCGAACACCACCAGGCCATCAGCCTGCAGCCGCACGACGGCGAGCCGGACCACGTCGTCGACGTGATGCAGAAGGGGTACCTGCTCAAGGACCGCGTCGTCCGTCCGGCGATGGTGGTGGTCTCGAAGCCCGAGTAA
- the dnaK gene encoding molecular chaperone DnaK, producing the protein MGKVIGIDLGTTNSCVAIMDGKSGKVIENAEGARTTPSVVAYANDGEILVGQPAKRQAVTNPENTLYAVKRLIGRNFDEDAVQKDIKLMPYKIVKADNGDAWVEANGKKMAPPEVSARILMKIKKDVEAYLGEEVTEAVITVPAYFNDSQRQATKDAGQIAGLEVKRIINEPTAAALAYGMDKKEGGDRKIAVYDLGGGTFDISIIEVADIDGEKQFEVMSTNGDTFLGGEDFDNRLIDHLVDEFKKEQGVDLSNDALAMQRLKEAAEKAKIELSSTEQTDVNLPYITADQSGPKHMNIKITRAKLESLVEELVKRTIEPCKMALKDAGVSASDIDDVILVGGQTRMPKVRDTVAEFFGKDPRKDVNPDEAVAVGAAIQGGVLSGGVNDVLLLDVTPLSLGIETMGGVMTKLIEKNTTIPTKASQTFSTAEDNQTAVTVHVLQGEREMASGNKSLGRFDLTEIPPAPRGQPQIEVTLDIDANGILHVSAKDKGTGREQKIEIKASSGLSEEEVERMVQDAAAHADEDKKQKELVEARNQGDGIIHTIEKTMTDAGEALTDEDKKPVEDAIAELREAMKGDDKAEIDAKIEALSQASATVMQKAQGAGQEGGAEQAAGGEQAKQDDDVVDAEFEEVKDDDKK; encoded by the coding sequence ATGGGTAAGGTAATCGGTATCGACCTGGGGACGACCAACTCCTGCGTCGCGATCATGGACGGCAAGTCCGGTAAGGTCATCGAGAACGCCGAAGGCGCACGCACCACCCCGTCGGTGGTTGCCTACGCCAATGACGGCGAGATCCTGGTCGGCCAGCCGGCCAAGCGCCAGGCGGTCACCAACCCGGAAAACACCCTCTACGCGGTCAAGCGACTGATCGGCCGTAACTTTGACGAAGACGCGGTCCAGAAGGACATCAAGTTGATGCCCTACAAGATCGTCAAGGCCGACAATGGCGATGCCTGGGTCGAGGCCAACGGCAAGAAGATGGCGCCGCCGGAGGTGTCCGCCCGCATCCTGATGAAGATCAAGAAGGATGTCGAGGCGTACCTGGGTGAGGAAGTGACCGAGGCGGTGATCACCGTGCCGGCCTACTTCAACGACAGCCAGCGCCAGGCGACCAAGGATGCCGGCCAGATCGCGGGCCTCGAGGTCAAGCGCATCATCAACGAGCCGACGGCCGCGGCACTGGCCTACGGCATGGACAAGAAGGAAGGCGGCGATCGCAAGATCGCGGTCTACGACCTGGGTGGCGGTACCTTCGACATCTCCATCATCGAGGTCGCGGATATCGATGGCGAGAAGCAGTTCGAGGTCATGTCCACCAACGGTGACACCTTCCTGGGCGGCGAAGATTTCGACAACCGCCTGATCGACCACCTGGTCGACGAGTTCAAGAAAGAGCAGGGCGTGGACCTGTCCAACGACGCGCTCGCCATGCAGCGCCTCAAGGAGGCCGCCGAGAAGGCCAAGATCGAGCTGTCCTCGACCGAGCAGACCGACGTGAACCTGCCGTACATCACGGCGGATCAGAGCGGTCCCAAGCACATGAACATCAAGATCACCCGGGCCAAGCTCGAATCCCTGGTCGAGGAGCTGGTCAAGCGCACCATCGAGCCCTGCAAGATGGCGCTCAAGGATGCCGGCGTGTCCGCCTCCGACATTGACGACGTGATCCTGGTCGGTGGCCAGACCCGTATGCCGAAGGTCCGCGATACCGTCGCCGAGTTCTTCGGCAAGGACCCGCGCAAGGACGTCAACCCGGACGAGGCCGTGGCCGTGGGTGCCGCGATCCAGGGTGGCGTGCTCTCCGGCGGCGTCAACGATGTGTTGCTGCTCGACGTCACCCCGCTGTCGCTGGGTATCGAGACGATGGGCGGTGTCATGACCAAGCTGATCGAGAAGAACACCACCATCCCGACCAAGGCGAGCCAGACCTTCTCGACCGCCGAGGACAACCAGACGGCCGTGACCGTCCACGTCCTGCAGGGCGAGCGCGAAATGGCTAGCGGTAACAAGTCGCTGGGTCGCTTTGATCTCACCGAGATCCCGCCGGCGCCGCGTGGTCAGCCGCAGATCGAGGTCACCCTCGATATCGATGCCAACGGCATCCTGCACGTCTCGGCCAAGGACAAGGGCACCGGCCGCGAGCAGAAGATCGAGATCAAGGCCAGCTCCGGCCTGTCCGAGGAAGAAGTCGAGCGCATGGTGCAGGATGCGGCCGCCCACGCCGACGAGGACAAGAAGCAGAAGGAGCTGGTCGAGGCACGCAACCAGGGTGATGGCATCATCCACACCATCGAGAAGACGATGACCGATGCCGGTGAGGCCCTGACCGACGAGGACAAGAAGCCGGTCGAGGACGCGATCGCCGAGCTGCGTGAGGCGATGAAGGGCGACGACAAGGCCGAGATCGATGCCAAGATCGAGGCCCTGTCCCAGGCCTCCGCGACGGTGATGCAGAAGGCTCAGGGCGCCGGCCAGGAAGGTGGCGCCGAGCAGGCTGCTGGTGGCGAGCAGGCCAAGCAGGACGACGATGTCGTCGACGCCGAGTTCGAGGAGGTCAAGGACGACGACAAGAAGTAA